Sequence from the Thermomonas sp. HDW16 genome:
TCTGCGGCACGTTGGAACCCCAGGCGATGATGTAGCGGCTGTTGTACCAGTCGGCCGATTCCGGCACGTCGGTCTGTTCGCCCCAGACCTGCGGGCTGGACGGCGGCAGGTCGCAGTACCAGTCGTAGAAGCTAAGGCAGGCGCCGCCGAGCAGCGACAGATAACGCGCGCCGGCGGCATAGCTGACCATCGACATCGCCGGGATCGGCGAGAAGCCGACCACGCGGTCCGGGCCCCATTTTTTCACGGTGTAGAGATTGGAAGCGGCGATCACTTCGTTCGCCTCGTCCCACGCCACGCGCACGAAACCGCCCATGCCGCGCTTGCTCTTGTAGCTCTTCGCCTTGTCCTGGTCGCTGACGATGCTGGCCCAGGCGTCGACCGGCGATTTGTTCTTGCGCGCTTCGCGCCACAGCTTGAGCAGCGCGCTGCGCATCAACGGGTATTTCACCCGGTTGGCGCTGTACAGATACCAGGAATAGCTGGCACCGCGCGGGCAGCCGCGCGGCTCGTGGTTGGGCAGGTCGGGACGGGTGCGCGGGTAGTCGGTCTGCTGGGTTTCCCAGGTGACCAGGCCGTTCTTGACGTAGACCTTCCAGCTGCAGGAGCCGGTGCAGTTCACGCCATGGGTGGAGCGCACGATCTTGTCGTACTGCCAGCGCTGGCGGTAACCGTCTTCCCAACTCCTGTCGTCCGCACGAGTGGCGCCATGGCCGTCGGAAAAAGATTCGGGTGCGGGCTTGAGGAAGTTCAGCCGGTCGAGGAAATAACTCATGGTGGGGGTGTCCCGTACAGTGGCTGCGCCAGTGTCGGTTCAGCGACCAGAGCTGTCTTTGACGTGCGTCAATCCGGCATCGCTTGTGCGGCTTGCTTGCGTTGGCGATGGCTGTCGCGCACGTCCACCTCCACCGAGACACGGATCATTTTCTGTGCGAATGAGAACCCGTCTCGTCTTGGCCGTTCGTCGGCAAACGCCAGGAAATCGTTGCGCGACAAGACCACGCGCAACGCCATCAGATCGCCCTCGCAGCGGCCTTGCGATGCATCGTCGTGTAGTTCAAGCGTGCAATGCGCCTCACTGCGATTGGGGCAGGGCCAGCGCTGCTGGAGTTCGCCATCCTCGCCCAGCTGCGCCAGCTCCTCTTCGGAGATGCGCAGGCGCAGCAGATCGCCATCGAGCTGCAGTTTCATGCGTGCGCGCCCGTGTGTTGCGCGTGGTCGTGCGCGGTGGTGGTCGATGCCGGCTCATGGCCGCACAGCGAGCAGCCTTCGCTCCATTCGCTGTGGCCGTCGATGAAGTGTTCCTGCTTCCAGATCGGCGCCTGGTGCTTGACCGCTTCGATCACCTCGCGGCAGCCGCGAAACGCTTCATCGCGATGTGGGGTGGCGAAGGCGATCACCACCGCCAGGTCGCCAACCGCCAGCTTGCCCTTGGCATGCGCCACGTAGCATTTCGCGTTCGGGCCGAAGCGGGCGATGGCCGCATCGGCGGTCTCGCGGAACACGTTGAGTGCCAGCGGATCGAACATGTCGTAGTGGACGGCGACGCATTCGCGGCCGTGGCTGGCGGCGCGCACGCGGCCGATGAAGATGTCGATGCCGCCGAAGGCGTTGT
This genomic interval carries:
- a CDS encoding molybdenum cofactor biosynthesis protein MoaE, producing MSADHTRIACDVLDIANGRLDPQAAIEFVSDNAFGGIDIFIGRVRAASHGRECVAVHYDMFDPLALNVFRETADAAIARFGPNAKCYVAHAKGKLAVGDLAVVIAFATPHRDEAFRGCREVIEAVKHQAPIWKQEHFIDGHSEWSEGCSLCGHEPASTTTAHDHAQHTGAHA